In the genome of Kitasatospora cathayae, one region contains:
- a CDS encoding 3-deoxy-7-phosphoheptulonate synthase: MTDLLLNLRTLPALQQPDWSDERHVSQVCDTLAHMPPLVDLEAVHRLGELLLEAAAGHVQIIQTGDCAEDPAECNPSDIARKAALLDVLAGTMKLASGKPVLRVGRLAGQFGKPRSNPTETVGGVELPVYRGHAVNRPEPDPDGRRPNPDHLLFAYRAASDAMHHLGWRTPRRHRLELPVWTSHEALLLDYELPLLRREPDGSLLLTSTHWPWIGERTRQIDGAHVALLAAVSNPVACKVGPTVTVDELLALCEKLDPERKPGRLTLIARMGATAAAERLPELVRAVAAAGHPVIWLSDPMHGNTVSGPNGLKTRFVETVVWEIENFQQAVRDNGGTAGGLHLETTPDTVTECVRNASYLDRVSEKYLSFCDPRLNPAQAVEAVSAWRG; encoded by the coding sequence GTGACCGACCTGTTGCTCAATCTGCGTACCCTGCCCGCGCTCCAGCAGCCCGACTGGTCAGACGAACGGCACGTGTCCCAGGTGTGCGACACGTTGGCGCACATGCCGCCGCTGGTCGACCTCGAGGCGGTGCACCGGCTCGGCGAACTGCTGCTGGAAGCCGCCGCCGGACACGTCCAGATCATCCAGACCGGCGACTGCGCCGAGGACCCGGCGGAGTGCAACCCGTCGGACATCGCCCGCAAGGCCGCACTGCTGGACGTGCTGGCCGGAACGATGAAGCTCGCCTCGGGCAAGCCCGTGCTGCGGGTGGGCCGGCTGGCCGGCCAGTTCGGCAAGCCGCGCTCCAACCCCACCGAGACCGTCGGCGGCGTGGAACTGCCCGTCTACCGGGGCCACGCGGTCAACCGGCCCGAGCCGGACCCGGACGGCCGCCGGCCCAACCCCGACCACCTGCTGTTCGCCTACCGGGCGGCCAGCGACGCGATGCACCACCTCGGGTGGCGCACGCCCCGGCGGCACCGCCTCGAACTGCCCGTGTGGACCAGCCACGAGGCGCTGCTGCTGGACTACGAACTCCCCCTGCTGCGCCGCGAGCCGGACGGCTCCCTGCTGCTGACCTCCACGCACTGGCCGTGGATCGGCGAGCGCACCCGGCAGATCGACGGCGCGCACGTCGCGCTGCTCGCCGCGGTCAGCAACCCGGTCGCCTGCAAGGTCGGCCCGACCGTCACGGTGGACGAACTGCTCGCGCTGTGCGAGAAGTTGGACCCGGAGCGGAAGCCCGGCCGGCTCACCCTGATCGCCCGGATGGGCGCCACCGCCGCGGCGGAGCGGCTGCCGGAACTGGTCCGGGCCGTCGCCGCCGCCGGTCACCCCGTCATCTGGCTCAGCGACCCCATGCACGGCAACACGGTCAGCGGCCCGAACGGGCTGAAGACCCGCTTCGTGGAGACCGTCGTGTGGGAGATCGAGAACTTCCAGCAGGCGGTGCGCGACAACGGCGGTACGGCCGGCGGACTGCACCTGGAGACCACGCCGGACACGGTCACCGAGTGCGTGCGCAACGCCTCCTACCTCGACCGGGTCAGCGAGAAGTACCTGAGTTTCTGCGACCCGCGGCTCAACCCCGCGCAGGCCGTCGAGGCGGTCTCGGCCTGGCGCGGCTGA
- the asnB gene encoding asparagine synthase (glutamine-hydrolyzing) has protein sequence MCGMAGWVSFGRDLRGSVAIAEAMNDTMICRGPDAGGVWTSEHALIVHRRLAIIDLEGGRQPMAAAEDGGLPVITYTGEVYNFQELREELAALGHEFRTSSDTEVVLRAYLEWGEEFAERLNGIYAFAIWDPRTEELLLVRDRMGVKPLYYYPTADGVIFGSEPKAILAQGEVEAVVDVEGLREIFSIVKTPGHAVFKGMHEVLPATTVRFSRSGTSTRTYWKLEAREHTDDLETTIAHVRSLLEDIVDRQLVADVTVGTLLSGGLDSSAVTALAAAARTRRGITEPIHAFSVDFVGHEQRFEANVQWEDPDTPFAIEVAEQVGAEHIIVELNNEDILDPEVRGAVLRAQDLPVSTGDMEYSLFLLCRALKQHMTVALSGEAADELFGGYTWFHDQEAVELDSFPWHHPFEKAGGIGALRDVGLWDRLGLTDYVKQRYTEALEEVPRLPGESGLEARMRELTYLNVTRWENFLLDRKDRISMAVSLEVRVPFTDHRLVEYVYNTPWAMKNFDGREKSLLRAAMRGVLPDSVLDRKKNPYPSTQDHRYELALRQKVEEILTEDAPVFAIVSEEDVRRLLDRPAGAFTVGGPWSARAVLERLVEFNTWVSDYDVRVEI, from the coding sequence ATGTGCGGAATGGCCGGATGGGTGAGTTTCGGGCGTGACCTCCGCGGGTCCGTCGCCATCGCCGAGGCGATGAACGACACCATGATCTGCCGCGGCCCGGACGCCGGCGGGGTGTGGACCTCGGAGCACGCGCTCATCGTCCACCGTCGGCTCGCGATCATCGACCTGGAGGGTGGCCGGCAGCCCATGGCCGCCGCGGAGGACGGCGGCCTCCCGGTCATCACGTACACCGGTGAGGTGTACAACTTCCAGGAGCTGCGCGAGGAACTGGCGGCGCTGGGACACGAGTTCCGCACCTCCAGCGACACCGAGGTGGTGCTGCGGGCCTACCTGGAGTGGGGCGAGGAGTTCGCCGAGCGCCTCAACGGCATCTACGCCTTCGCGATCTGGGACCCGCGCACCGAGGAACTGCTGCTCGTCCGCGACCGGATGGGCGTCAAGCCGCTCTACTACTACCCGACCGCGGACGGCGTGATCTTCGGTTCCGAGCCCAAGGCCATCCTGGCCCAGGGCGAGGTCGAGGCGGTCGTCGACGTCGAGGGCCTGCGGGAGATCTTCAGCATCGTCAAGACCCCCGGCCACGCGGTGTTCAAGGGCATGCACGAGGTGCTGCCGGCCACCACGGTCCGGTTCTCGCGCAGCGGCACCAGCACCCGGACCTACTGGAAGCTGGAGGCCCGCGAGCACACCGACGACCTGGAGACCACGATCGCCCACGTGCGGTCCCTGCTCGAGGACATCGTCGACCGGCAGCTCGTCGCGGACGTCACCGTCGGCACCCTGCTCTCCGGCGGCCTCGACTCCAGTGCCGTCACCGCGCTCGCCGCGGCCGCCCGGACCCGGCGCGGCATCACCGAGCCGATCCACGCCTTCTCCGTGGACTTCGTGGGCCACGAGCAGCGCTTCGAGGCCAACGTCCAGTGGGAGGACCCGGACACCCCGTTCGCCATCGAGGTGGCCGAGCAGGTCGGCGCCGAGCACATCATCGTCGAGCTGAACAACGAGGACATCCTCGACCCCGAGGTCCGCGGCGCCGTGCTGCGCGCCCAGGACCTGCCGGTCTCCACCGGCGACATGGAGTACTCCCTCTTCCTGCTCTGCCGGGCCCTGAAGCAGCACATGACCGTGGCGCTCTCGGGCGAGGCGGCCGACGAACTGTTCGGCGGCTACACCTGGTTCCACGACCAGGAGGCCGTGGAGCTCGACAGCTTCCCCTGGCACCACCCCTTCGAGAAGGCCGGCGGCATCGGCGCGCTGCGCGACGTCGGGCTGTGGGACCGCCTGGGCCTCACCGACTACGTCAAGCAGCGGTACACCGAGGCGCTCGAGGAGGTCCCGCGGCTGCCCGGCGAGAGCGGCCTCGAGGCCCGGATGCGCGAGCTGACCTACCTCAACGTCACCCGGTGGGAGAACTTCCTGCTGGACCGCAAGGACCGCATCAGCATGGCGGTCAGCCTCGAGGTCCGGGTGCCGTTCACCGACCACCGGCTGGTCGAGTACGTCTACAACACCCCCTGGGCGATGAAGAACTTCGACGGCCGGGAGAAGAGCCTGCTGCGCGCGGCGATGCGCGGCGTGCTCCCCGACTCGGTCCTCGACCGCAAGAAGAACCCGTACCCCTCGACCCAGGACCACCGGTACGAGCTCGCCCTGCGGCAGAAGGTCGAGGAGATCCTCACCGAGGACGCCCCGGTGTTCGCCATCGTCTCCGAGGAGGACGTGCGCCGACTGCTCGACCGGCCCGCCGGCGCCTTCACGGTCGGCGGCCCCTGGAGCGCCCGCGCGGTCCTGGAACGCCTGGTCGAGTTCAACACCTGGGTGTCCGACTACGACGTCCGCGTCGAGATCTGA
- a CDS encoding helix-turn-helix domain-containing protein, with protein MQTLKATGRARPSRPKSGWEALTPAEVQVARLVSIGMSNRAVAAELMVSPHTVNTHVRNAFLKLDVSSRVQLTRHVLCYDAADI; from the coding sequence ATGCAGACGCTCAAGGCGACGGGGAGGGCTCGTCCGAGCAGGCCGAAGTCAGGCTGGGAAGCGCTGACGCCGGCTGAAGTTCAGGTGGCCCGTCTGGTGTCGATCGGAATGAGCAACCGCGCCGTGGCCGCAGAACTGATGGTTTCTCCACATACGGTCAACACCCACGTGAGGAATGCGTTCCTGAAACTCGACGTGTCCAGTCGGGTGCAGTTGACGCGGCACGTCCTGTGTTACGACGCAGCGGATATCTGA
- a CDS encoding SDR family NAD(P)-dependent oxidoreductase has product MSARFTDKVVLVTGAGGVLGRTAAVAFAKEGATVVVADVNQAGVDETIKLIEAEGGKASGVLVDVTSSESVKAMVDTTVARHGGLHVAFNNAGILGGGTPVGEHDEDVWNKVLAVNLTGVFLALKHETAHMAANGGGVIVNTASNLGAHWRLAGMSAYSTSKAGVSFLTRTAALEYIKEGVRINSISPGPIDTPMSYLPGETREQRDARLAPTVPLGRVADPQEIANAVLWLASEESSYVVGHDHVIDGGATA; this is encoded by the coding sequence ATGAGTGCCCGCTTCACCGACAAGGTCGTCCTCGTCACCGGCGCCGGTGGCGTGCTCGGCCGGACCGCGGCCGTGGCCTTCGCCAAGGAGGGCGCGACCGTCGTCGTCGCCGACGTCAACCAGGCGGGCGTCGACGAGACGATCAAGCTGATCGAGGCCGAGGGCGGCAAGGCCTCCGGCGTCCTCGTCGACGTCACCAGCTCCGAGAGCGTCAAGGCCATGGTGGACACCACTGTTGCCCGCCACGGCGGTCTGCACGTCGCCTTCAACAACGCGGGCATCCTGGGCGGCGGCACGCCGGTCGGGGAGCACGACGAGGACGTCTGGAACAAGGTGCTCGCCGTCAACCTGACGGGCGTCTTCCTCGCCCTGAAGCACGAGACCGCCCACATGGCCGCCAACGGCGGCGGCGTCATCGTCAACACCGCCTCCAACCTGGGCGCCCACTGGCGTCTGGCCGGCATGAGCGCCTACTCGACCTCCAAGGCCGGCGTCAGCTTCCTGACCCGCACCGCGGCGCTCGAGTACATCAAGGAGGGCGTGCGCATCAACTCGATCAGCCCCGGCCCGATCGACACCCCGATGTCCTACCTCCCGGGCGAGACCCGTGAGCAGCGCGACGCCCGGCTGGCCCCGACCGTGCCGCTGGGCCGGGTCGCCGACCCGCAGGAGATCGCCAACGCCGTGCTGTGGCTGGCCTCGGAGGAGTCCAGCTACGTCGTCGGGCACGACCACGTGATCGACGGCGGTGCCACCGCCTGA